A window of Haliscomenobacter hydrossis DSM 1100 contains these coding sequences:
- a CDS encoding ATP-binding protein, translating to MKNRRPRHQPKAMQKFTLILVFTLVWRFGFAQIGLIDSLKEQLALARLDTSRVNTLRELSVTYWGVNPDSSLKYGQQSLALSQKIHYPFGETKAFHALGVLYRRLGDYPKSLEANFKGLQIAEKKQLPEPTISCLNAIAIVYKELKNYSKGINYYKRGLKIATATQHQYWMTQIELNLASTYLKTHQIDSASLYLQKVSLKLDLVKGPLIIKFYPLTLGKLQFLKGDYADAFKNVRKSILISQESNDHGFQSNGYIALSTFFKTQNQVDSSIINAKKGLREATLVDYKSEMLEASTLLAELYEPLDVKKALYYQKTVNAVVNELYGADRVIGLQNTLSEEQQRQSNMATQIATQQNRQKQYVLLGGLGIMFFIGFVLYRNYQIEKKAKTSFQTQKETVENTLSQLQSTQAQLIQSEKLASLGELTAGIAHEIQNPLNFVNNFSELNTELIEELEVEIKKGNLDDAIAIATDLKGNEEKINHHGQRAASIVKGMLEHSRASTGVKEPTDINALADEYLRMAYHGLRAKDNGFNATLVTHFDPDLPLVSVIPQDIGRVLLNLINNAFYAVAERSRSTVQQRASVGVTSSHADTMYQPIITISTQKIDNHILIKVKDDGNGIPESIREKIFQPFFTTKPTGQGTGLGLSLAYDIVTKGHGGSLEVESKEEHKTIFTMKIPI from the coding sequence ATGAAAAATCGGCGTCCAAGACATCAGCCTAAAGCGATGCAGAAATTTACTTTAATCCTCGTATTCACCCTCGTTTGGCGCTTTGGTTTTGCCCAAATTGGGCTAATTGATAGTTTAAAGGAACAGCTGGCGCTTGCCCGGTTGGATACCAGCCGTGTAAATACATTGAGAGAACTTAGTGTAACATATTGGGGTGTCAATCCTGATTCTTCTCTGAAATATGGCCAACAATCATTGGCTTTATCGCAAAAAATCCATTACCCTTTTGGAGAAACTAAGGCATTTCATGCATTAGGCGTCCTCTATCGAAGGCTGGGGGATTACCCCAAATCGCTTGAAGCCAATTTCAAAGGGTTACAAATTGCCGAAAAGAAACAACTGCCGGAGCCAACAATAAGTTGTTTGAATGCAATTGCTATTGTTTACAAAGAATTAAAGAATTATTCAAAAGGCATAAACTATTATAAAAGAGGGTTGAAAATTGCCACAGCTACTCAACATCAATATTGGATGACACAAATAGAGCTTAATCTTGCATCCACTTACCTGAAAACCCATCAAATAGACTCCGCTTCCTTATACTTACAAAAAGTCAGTCTAAAACTCGATTTGGTTAAAGGGCCATTGATAATTAAATTCTACCCATTAACACTTGGAAAACTTCAGTTTTTGAAAGGGGATTATGCTGATGCCTTTAAAAATGTACGAAAGAGTATTTTAATAAGCCAGGAATCAAATGACCATGGTTTTCAATCAAATGGTTATATTGCACTTTCAACTTTTTTTAAAACCCAAAATCAAGTAGATTCCAGCATCATTAATGCAAAAAAAGGACTTCGCGAAGCAACACTCGTTGATTACAAATCAGAAATGTTAGAAGCAAGCACACTATTGGCGGAGCTATATGAACCTTTAGATGTTAAAAAAGCACTTTACTACCAAAAAACCGTCAACGCTGTTGTCAACGAACTCTATGGCGCAGACAGAGTGATCGGGTTACAAAACACACTTTCTGAAGAACAACAACGCCAAAGTAATATGGCAACCCAAATAGCTACTCAACAAAACCGTCAAAAGCAGTATGTTTTATTAGGCGGACTGGGAATTATGTTCTTTATCGGATTTGTTCTTTATCGCAATTATCAGATAGAAAAGAAAGCAAAAACATCATTCCAAACGCAAAAAGAGACAGTAGAAAATACTTTATCCCAACTCCAATCCACCCAAGCCCAACTCATCCAATCCGAAAAACTCGCCTCGCTCGGTGAACTGACCGCTGGCATCGCCCACGAAATTCAAAATCCGCTGAACTTTGTCAACAACTTTTCAGAATTGAATACAGAATTGATTGAAGAACTGGAAGTGGAAATTAAGAAGGGGAATTTGGATGACGCTATTGCCATTGCCACTGATCTCAAAGGCAATGAGGAAAAAATCAACCACCACGGCCAACGCGCCGCTTCAATCGTTAAAGGTATGCTCGAACACTCCCGGGCGAGTACAGGAGTCAAAGAACCCACCGATATCAATGCGCTGGCTGATGAATACCTGCGGATGGCCTATCACGGCCTCCGGGCGAAAGACAATGGCTTTAACGCTACATTGGTAACCCATTTTGATCCTGATTTGCCGCTGGTTTCGGTCATTCCGCAGGACATTGGGCGGGTGCTGTTGAATTTGATCAATAATGCGTTTTATGCGGTTGCTGAGCGAAGTCGAAGCACGGTGCAACAGCGGGCGAGTGTCGGCGTGACTTCGAGTCACGCCGACACTATGTACCAACCAATCATCACCATTTCCACCCAGAAAATTGACAATCATATCTTGATTAAGGTAAAGGACGACGGGAATGGCATTCCTGAATCTATTCGCGAGAAAATCTTCCAGCCCTTTTTTACGACCAAACCCACTGGGCAAGGCACAGGCTTAGGATTGAGTTTGGCCTATGACATTGTGACCAAAGGGCATGGGGGGAGTTTAGAGGTAGAAAGTAAGGAGGAACATAAGACAATCTTCACCATGAAAATTCCCATTTAA
- the tsaD gene encoding tRNA (adenosine(37)-N6)-threonylcarbamoyltransferase complex transferase subunit TsaD, which produces MSLTILAIESSCDDTSAAIVRDGAVLSNKTANQEIHQLYGGVVPEAASRAHQINILPVVEGAIRAAGISKTEIDAVAFTRGPGLIGSLIVGVSFAKGFALSRNLPLIEVNHMMAHVLAHFAEATKPNFPFLCLTVSGGHTQILIVRDYLEMEVIGQTIDDAAGEAFDKTGKMLGLDYPAGPIIDKLAREGQARFTFPEPKIPGLNFSFSGLKTSILYFIKKQVAENPNFIAENLADICASVQARIVSILLHKLTKAAEETGIREIALAGGVSANSALRSGLQEEGLKRGWNTYIPKFEYCTDNAAMIGITGYYKYLKGEFVGQEVTPVARWEV; this is translated from the coding sequence ATGTCGCTTACAATTTTAGCCATAGAGTCTTCTTGTGACGATACGTCTGCTGCCATTGTACGCGATGGAGCCGTATTGAGCAACAAAACGGCCAATCAGGAGATCCACCAATTGTACGGTGGAGTGGTGCCCGAAGCAGCGTCACGGGCGCATCAAATCAACATTCTACCCGTGGTGGAGGGGGCGATTCGTGCGGCGGGCATCAGCAAAACGGAGATCGACGCGGTGGCTTTTACTCGCGGCCCCGGATTGATTGGGTCTTTGATCGTGGGCGTTTCTTTTGCCAAAGGTTTTGCCCTGAGCCGCAATTTGCCCTTGATCGAGGTCAACCACATGATGGCGCACGTGCTGGCCCATTTTGCGGAAGCAACCAAACCCAATTTCCCCTTCCTTTGTCTGACCGTATCGGGCGGGCATACCCAAATCCTGATTGTACGCGATTACCTGGAGATGGAAGTCATCGGACAAACCATCGACGATGCCGCCGGAGAAGCTTTTGATAAAACTGGAAAAATGTTGGGTCTGGATTATCCGGCTGGGCCCATCATTGATAAACTGGCCAGGGAAGGACAAGCGCGGTTTACTTTTCCGGAACCCAAAATCCCGGGGCTCAACTTCAGCTTCAGTGGCTTAAAAACCTCCATTTTGTATTTCATCAAAAAACAGGTGGCCGAAAATCCCAACTTCATCGCTGAAAATCTGGCCGATATTTGTGCATCGGTGCAAGCTCGAATTGTAAGTATTTTGCTGCATAAACTCACCAAAGCCGCCGAAGAAACGGGCATCCGGGAAATTGCCCTGGCCGGAGGGGTATCGGCCAATTCGGCCCTGCGCAGCGGCCTGCAAGAGGAAGGCTTAAAACGCGGCTGGAATACCTATATCCCCAAATTTGAATATTGTACCGACAATGCCGCCATGATTGGCATTACGGGTTATTATAAATATTTGAAAGGGGAATTTGTGGGGCAGGAGGTGACTCCGGTGGCAAGGTGGGAGGTATAG
- a CDS encoding bactofilin family protein codes for MSTAISKVRKETPSISYSNNSPSDGFSSCVIAQGTKIEGNFQSGENVRLDGTVVGEFSCDKKLVVGKDGKVEGSIRARDAMIMGFVSGDVEVSGLLQLDKTAVVTGNITAGNLAIEDGARFDGFCKMAK; via the coding sequence ATGTCTACTGCAATCAGCAAAGTCAGAAAAGAAACACCAAGCATTTCCTATTCCAACAACTCACCAAGTGACGGATTCAGCAGCTGCGTGATCGCGCAGGGCACAAAAATAGAAGGAAATTTTCAATCTGGCGAAAACGTTCGACTGGACGGTACCGTTGTGGGCGAATTTTCCTGTGACAAAAAACTGGTGGTGGGCAAAGACGGCAAGGTCGAGGGCAGCATCCGTGCCCGCGACGCCATGATCATGGGCTTCGTTAGTGGTGATGTCGAAGTGTCGGGGTTGTTGCAACTGGACAAAACGGCCGTAGTTACCGGCAACATTACCGCTGGCAATCTTGCCATCGAGGATGGTGCCCGGTTTGATGGGTTTTGCAAAATGGCGAAATAA
- a CDS encoding DUF3822 family protein: MANLKYDIVEDNYSPHISALCKLSILFGMDSFSYAVVDNQLKIQAYQHYSLDRDANGEIDWSSFLATVQSPREMLTRNYRSVRAVVASPVFTLVPAQWYRAEEKLTYLQHLTTPSAQTIVQADVIPGYPMNAVYEIPNAAQAWLSNIQPEAEFVHCVCALAPLVRSRLETPHNVAAYFGPNRVFIFYFHEGQLVFCNSFSYQTARDALYFLLLVFDQFRLGTEYTPLWIMGHYSEQGELHRQIKRYIKSLQYVPLPTGFRSGTKLNAIPEHFYVDLVAGI; this comes from the coding sequence ATGGCTAATTTGAAATACGACATCGTTGAGGACAACTACTCGCCGCACATCTCGGCATTGTGCAAACTGTCCATTCTTTTTGGGATGGACAGTTTCAGTTATGCTGTAGTCGACAACCAGCTCAAAATCCAGGCTTATCAACATTATTCCCTGGATCGGGACGCCAATGGTGAGATCGACTGGTCCAGCTTTTTGGCTACAGTCCAATCTCCGCGGGAGATGCTTACGCGGAATTATCGTTCGGTGCGGGCTGTTGTGGCTTCACCTGTATTTACCTTGGTGCCCGCCCAATGGTACCGTGCCGAAGAGAAATTGACCTACCTGCAACACCTGACCACCCCCTCCGCCCAAACCATCGTGCAAGCGGATGTCATTCCCGGATACCCGATGAATGCAGTGTATGAAATCCCGAACGCGGCTCAGGCCTGGCTGAGCAACATTCAGCCGGAAGCCGAGTTTGTTCACTGTGTCTGTGCCTTGGCACCCCTGGTGCGCAGCAGATTGGAAACCCCGCACAATGTGGCAGCTTATTTTGGCCCCAATCGGGTGTTCATCTTTTATTTTCACGAAGGGCAATTGGTTTTTTGCAATTCGTTCAGTTACCAAACCGCTCGGGATGCCTTGTATTTTTTGTTGTTGGTATTCGATCAATTCCGGCTCGGAACCGAATATACTCCCCTGTGGATCATGGGGCATTACAGCGAACAAGGGGAACTGCATCGACAAATCAAACGGTACATAAAATCCTTGCAGTACGTACCACTGCCCACGGGTTTTCGTTCTGGAACCAAGCTGAACGCCATTCCCGAGCATTTTTATGTCGACTTGGTGGCGGGGATTTAG
- a CDS encoding RsmD family RNA methyltransferase, which produces MRIIGGKFKGRRFDPPADNWPTRPTTDYAKEGLFNILNNNLDFEETKMLDLFGGTGSHCYEFISRGCTDATYVDKHPPAIQFVKKTAETLQISKLIRIIRSDVFKFMESSGEDYDYIFAGPPYALATMDEIPDRVFKYKLLRPEGWFVMEHNPHHSYKHHPNYLQERHYGKTIFSFFQHKNDAQEE; this is translated from the coding sequence ATGCGGATTATTGGAGGAAAATTTAAAGGCCGGCGCTTTGACCCGCCCGCCGACAACTGGCCAACCCGCCCCACTACTGACTACGCCAAAGAAGGTTTATTCAACATCCTCAACAACAACCTGGATTTCGAAGAAACCAAAATGCTGGATTTGTTTGGTGGCACGGGCAGCCATTGCTACGAATTCATTTCCCGAGGTTGCACGGATGCCACCTACGTAGACAAACACCCGCCCGCCATCCAGTTTGTAAAAAAAACGGCGGAAACCCTCCAGATCAGTAAGTTGATCCGCATCATCCGTTCCGATGTGTTTAAATTTATGGAAAGCTCAGGAGAGGATTACGACTACATTTTTGCCGGACCGCCATACGCCCTGGCCACCATGGATGAAATTCCGGATAGGGTGTTTAAATACAAACTGCTGCGCCCCGAAGGCTGGTTTGTCATGGAGCACAACCCGCACCATTCCTACAAACACCACCCCAATTACCTACAGGAAAGGCATTACGGCAAAACCATATTTAGTTTTTTTCAACACAAGAATGACGCACAAGAGGAATAA
- the argS gene encoding arginine--tRNA ligase translates to MNIVSIIQQGVVQGAAHLYQLEISAEDIPLSTTRKEFEGDYTLVVFPFTKHVKKSPEAIAQELGAYLVEQVQSIKAFNVIKGFLNLVVDDAYWQAFLQDIYHNPQFGTQAPNGRKVMVEYCSPNTNKPLHLGHIRNILLGWSVSKIYEAAGYDVVRVQIINDRGIAICKSMLAWQKYGEGATPESSGIKSDHFVGDYYVLFEKKFQEEYKAWQQSPEAVALFEEKKKAEQSAEEYFKTFKDQYFNLYSTLGKEARELLLAWEANDPATIELWKKMNGWVYAGFDSTFDKLGVRFDKLYYESNTYLLGRETVDQGLNSGVFYRLEDGSVWIDLEDAKLDKKLVLRKDGTSVYITQDIGTAQVRYRDFGAEKMIYVVADEQNYHFQVLFEIMKRLGEPYAGGLYHLSYGMVDLPSGKMKSREGTVVDADDLIDEVVNEAWENSKERGTLADLSPEAQQEVIRKIGVAALKFFIVKVHPKKRMIFDPKESVDLQGQTGPYVQNAIVRCNSMLNKAGNPDLSAASDYHTLETAEKDIIAQLYQFPEIIKQAAEGYDPSMVAMYSYELAKAFHRFWHDYRILQAETEAAKAFRIQLSMAVRNVLRMGLDLLGIETPERM, encoded by the coding sequence ATGAACATTGTCAGTATCATTCAGCAAGGTGTCGTTCAGGGCGCCGCGCATTTGTACCAATTGGAAATCAGCGCGGAAGACATTCCCCTGAGCACGACCCGCAAAGAATTTGAAGGTGATTATACCCTGGTGGTTTTCCCATTTACCAAACACGTCAAAAAAAGTCCGGAAGCCATCGCGCAAGAACTGGGGGCTTATTTGGTGGAACAAGTGCAGTCCATCAAAGCCTTCAACGTCATCAAAGGCTTTTTGAACCTGGTGGTGGATGACGCTTACTGGCAGGCTTTTTTGCAAGACATCTACCACAACCCACAATTCGGTACCCAGGCGCCCAATGGCCGCAAGGTCATGGTGGAATATTGTTCGCCCAATACGAACAAACCCCTGCATCTGGGGCACATCCGCAACATTTTACTCGGCTGGTCGGTGAGCAAAATTTATGAAGCCGCAGGCTACGACGTGGTGCGCGTGCAAATCATCAACGACCGCGGCATCGCCATCTGTAAAAGTATGTTGGCCTGGCAGAAGTACGGTGAAGGTGCGACCCCCGAATCAAGTGGCATCAAGAGCGACCATTTTGTAGGGGACTACTATGTATTGTTTGAGAAAAAATTTCAGGAAGAATACAAGGCCTGGCAACAAAGCCCGGAAGCAGTAGCCCTTTTTGAAGAAAAGAAAAAAGCCGAGCAAAGCGCCGAGGAATATTTCAAAACGTTCAAGGATCAATACTTCAACCTTTACAGTACCCTGGGTAAAGAGGCACGCGAATTGCTGCTGGCCTGGGAAGCCAACGACCCGGCTACCATCGAGCTTTGGAAAAAGATGAACGGCTGGGTGTACGCGGGATTTGATTCCACTTTTGACAAACTTGGCGTACGGTTCGATAAACTGTACTACGAATCCAATACCTACCTCCTAGGGCGCGAAACCGTAGACCAGGGCCTGAATTCCGGCGTTTTTTACCGCCTGGAAGACGGCTCGGTCTGGATTGACCTGGAAGACGCCAAACTGGACAAAAAACTGGTGCTGCGCAAAGACGGCACCTCGGTATACATCACCCAGGACATCGGTACCGCTCAAGTGCGTTACCGGGATTTTGGGGCAGAAAAAATGATCTACGTCGTTGCCGACGAACAAAACTACCACTTTCAGGTGCTTTTTGAGATCATGAAACGCCTGGGCGAGCCTTATGCAGGTGGGCTTTATCACCTGTCTTACGGCATGGTGGATTTGCCCAGCGGCAAAATGAAATCGCGTGAAGGCACCGTGGTAGACGCCGACGACCTGATCGACGAAGTGGTGAATGAAGCCTGGGAAAATAGCAAAGAGCGCGGCACCCTGGCCGACCTCAGCCCGGAAGCCCAGCAGGAGGTCATCCGCAAAATTGGGGTAGCCGCCTTGAAGTTTTTCATCGTCAAGGTCCACCCCAAAAAACGCATGATTTTTGACCCCAAAGAGTCGGTCGACTTGCAGGGCCAAACCGGACCATACGTACAGAATGCAATCGTGCGCTGCAATTCGATGCTCAACAAGGCCGGAAACCCCGACCTCAGCGCGGCCAGCGACTACCATACCCTGGAAACTGCCGAAAAGGACATCATTGCCCAATTGTACCAGTTCCCGGAGATCATCAAACAAGCCGCCGAAGGTTACGACCCCTCGATGGTGGCCATGTACAGCTACGAATTGGCCAAGGCTTTTCACCGCTTTTGGCACGATTATCGCATCTTGCAGGCCGAAACTGAAGCCGCCAAAGCTTTCCGCATCCAGTTGTCAATGGCCGTACGCAATGTACTGCGGATGGGACTGGACCTGCTGGGAATTGAAACGCCGGAACGGATGTAG
- a CDS encoding glutamine--tRNA ligase/YqeY domain fusion protein: MSADNPVTEKEERSLNFIEQIIEEDIANGKHAGRIHTRFPPEPNGYLHIGHAKAITVNYGIAQRYQGQFNLRFDDTNPVTEEVEYVDSIRADVRWLGAEWDNECFASDYFPQLYDFAVELIKKGLAYVDDSTKEEIEAQKGNPAAPGTASPYRQRSIAENLDLFERMKNGEFPDGARVLRAKGDMSSSNMHLRDSIMYRIKHAHHHRTGDQWCIYPMYDFAHGQSDSIEGITHSLCSLEFIHHRPLYEWYIENLGIFPSRQIEFARMNVAYLITSKRKLLKLVTEGHVTGWDDPRMPTISGMRRRGYPAKGIINFCERAGVAKRDNTIEYGLLEFSVREILNQTAIRAMAVLDPLKVVITNYPEGQVEHMEIENNPEDPNSGTRTIPFSREIYIEQEDFMEEPPKKFFRLAPGAMVRLKSGYIIQCDAVRKDPDTWEVIELHCSYFPESRSGSDTSGLKAKGVLHWVSAAQAIDGEVRMYDKLFTDPEPTNHEDRDYLEFVNPDSLKVIPNAKLEPSLAKVKAGDSFQFLRMGYFCADQDSTTEKPVFNLTVGLKDGYKP, from the coding sequence ATGAGTGCCGACAATCCAGTGACTGAAAAAGAAGAACGTTCACTCAATTTTATTGAGCAAATCATTGAAGAAGACATTGCCAATGGCAAACACGCTGGCCGGATTCACACCCGTTTCCCGCCAGAGCCCAATGGCTATTTGCATATTGGCCACGCCAAGGCCATCACGGTTAATTATGGCATTGCCCAACGTTACCAGGGCCAGTTCAACCTGCGTTTTGACGACACCAACCCGGTGACCGAAGAAGTGGAATACGTGGACAGCATCCGGGCCGACGTACGTTGGCTGGGTGCCGAATGGGACAATGAGTGTTTTGCTTCGGACTATTTTCCGCAGCTGTACGATTTTGCGGTGGAGTTGATCAAAAAAGGCCTGGCCTACGTGGACGATTCGACTAAGGAAGAAATCGAAGCGCAAAAAGGCAATCCTGCTGCACCGGGCACCGCAAGCCCCTACCGCCAGCGCAGCATTGCCGAGAACCTGGACTTGTTTGAACGCATGAAAAACGGAGAATTCCCCGATGGCGCTCGAGTCCTGCGCGCCAAAGGCGACATGAGTTCCTCCAACATGCACCTGCGCGACTCCATCATGTACCGCATCAAACACGCCCATCACCACCGCACGGGCGACCAATGGTGCATTTACCCAATGTACGACTTCGCACACGGGCAAAGTGATTCCATCGAAGGCATTACCCATTCTTTGTGTTCGCTGGAATTCATCCACCACCGCCCCTTGTACGAGTGGTACATTGAGAATCTGGGCATTTTCCCCAGTCGCCAAATCGAGTTTGCACGCATGAACGTGGCCTACCTGATCACCAGCAAGCGCAAATTGCTCAAGTTGGTAACCGAAGGTCACGTCACTGGCTGGGATGACCCCCGCATGCCCACCATTTCGGGGATGCGCCGCCGGGGCTATCCGGCCAAAGGCATCATCAACTTCTGCGAACGCGCCGGAGTGGCCAAACGCGACAACACCATCGAATACGGCTTGCTGGAATTTTCGGTGCGCGAAATATTGAATCAAACCGCCATCCGCGCCATGGCCGTGCTCGATCCCCTGAAAGTGGTGATCACCAACTACCCGGAAGGACAGGTGGAACATATGGAAATTGAAAACAACCCGGAAGATCCCAATTCGGGCACCCGTACGATTCCGTTTTCCAGGGAAATCTACATCGAACAGGAAGACTTCATGGAAGAACCGCCCAAGAAGTTTTTTCGCCTGGCTCCCGGCGCCATGGTGCGCCTGAAAAGTGGATACATCATCCAGTGTGACGCCGTGCGCAAAGACCCCGACACCTGGGAAGTCATCGAACTGCACTGTAGCTATTTCCCCGAAAGCCGCTCCGGTTCGGATACTTCTGGCCTCAAAGCCAAAGGGGTATTGCACTGGGTATCGGCAGCACAAGCGATCGATGGCGAAGTGCGCATGTACGATAAATTGTTTACTGATCCAGAGCCCACCAACCACGAAGACCGCGATTACCTGGAGTTTGTCAATCCAGACTCGCTCAAGGTAATCCCCAACGCCAAACTGGAGCCCAGCCTGGCCAAAGTCAAAGCGGGCGACAGCTTCCAGTTCCTGCGCATGGGCTACTTCTGCGCGGATCAGGACAGCACGACGGAGAAACCGGTGTTTAACCTGACCGTGGGGTTGAAGGATGGGTATAAACCGTAA
- a CDS encoding Bax inhibitor-1 family protein, translating to MNDFPFVGDQRQDAIAAEQARFMTKVFGWMSVALAITGVVAYFVSNSPQILQFVFGNRFIFFGLLIGELLLVGYLSAAVMRMSADMATMVFLLYSVLNGLTLSFVFLIYTSTSIAGTFLITAGTFAAMSAYGYFTKNDLTKAGSLLFMALIGLVIASIVNIFLRSPLMYWIITYAGILIFVGLTAYDTQKIKNMNIIGNEGTEEDHKEAIMGALTLYLDFINLFIMLLRLFGNRK from the coding sequence ATGAATGACTTCCCTTTTGTAGGTGATCAAAGACAAGACGCCATTGCCGCCGAGCAAGCGCGGTTCATGACCAAAGTATTTGGTTGGATGTCTGTTGCCTTGGCCATTACGGGCGTAGTAGCTTATTTTGTGTCCAATTCTCCACAGATATTACAATTTGTTTTTGGCAATCGCTTCATCTTTTTTGGCCTCCTCATCGGCGAATTGCTGTTGGTAGGTTACCTCTCGGCGGCGGTAATGCGCATGTCGGCTGATATGGCTACGATGGTGTTCCTGCTGTATTCCGTGTTGAATGGACTCACGCTTTCCTTTGTGTTCCTGATTTATACCAGTACGTCCATTGCGGGTACTTTCCTGATCACGGCGGGCACTTTTGCGGCGATGAGTGCCTACGGGTATTTTACCAAAAACGACCTCACCAAGGCGGGTAGCTTGCTTTTTATGGCCTTGATTGGCCTGGTGATCGCCTCGATTGTCAACATTTTCCTGCGTAGCCCCTTGATGTACTGGATCATCACCTACGCGGGCATCCTGATCTTTGTGGGATTGACGGCTTACGACACCCAGAAGATCAAAAACATGAACATCATCGGCAACGAAGGCACCGAAGAAGACCATAAAGAAGCCATCATGGGGGCACTGACCCTGTATCTGGATTTCATCAACCTGTTTATTATGCTGCTGCGTTTGTTCGGTAACCGCAAGTAA
- a CDS encoding sensor histidine kinase produces MRNPLTLFFVLLGLCAYALTPPHALVQSVFVSGIPYTIQNEKIDVVDSDNLLIVLNRLPEGLHYQCTFKGGTSAYLLDSMFLSVTKLRKGAHSLTIAVRPQHPQYKKEHLNISVNDSFLKSWWFIPVLGFYLLLLLGAAIYFIGLINSRNKEKVMNLRSDWTNQLHNDIGGDLSSVALRLEILRKKLAEVDPKTFDNLSKIFNILNDIQRKLRFVFNLVDPKKDSLHVMFMGIYDFAQDNCSVQGIKLTYNNKISAEENLKIDVSRINQLFLVLKEALNNVFKSAKATTLSVDIKRIKEGIQIELKDNGIGFDPQANHQGNGLKNLKQLAKDGYMDINIDSKPGAGTCMVILVYL; encoded by the coding sequence TTGAGAAACCCACTAACCCTGTTTTTTGTCTTGTTAGGCCTCTGCGCTTATGCACTAACTCCTCCTCATGCACTGGTTCAAAGTGTTTTTGTCAGTGGTATCCCTTACACCATCCAAAATGAAAAAATTGATGTAGTCGATTCTGATAATTTATTAATTGTCCTCAATCGCCTTCCCGAAGGACTGCATTATCAATGTACATTCAAAGGGGGAACATCAGCCTATCTTTTGGATTCCATGTTCCTTTCAGTAACCAAACTCAGAAAGGGAGCACATTCCTTAACCATAGCGGTACGGCCACAACATCCGCAGTATAAAAAGGAACACCTCAATATTTCAGTAAATGATTCCTTTTTGAAATCATGGTGGTTTATTCCCGTGCTTGGTTTTTACCTCTTGTTGTTACTGGGAGCCGCCATTTATTTCATTGGTTTGATCAACTCCAGGAACAAAGAAAAAGTAATGAACCTGCGTAGCGACTGGACCAACCAATTGCACAACGATATTGGCGGCGATTTGAGTAGCGTGGCTTTACGCCTGGAAATCTTGCGCAAAAAACTTGCGGAGGTAGATCCCAAAACATTCGACAACCTGAGCAAGATTTTTAATATCCTCAATGACATTCAAAGAAAGTTGCGCTTTGTATTCAATTTGGTTGACCCCAAAAAAGACTCTTTGCACGTCATGTTTATGGGGATTTATGATTTTGCCCAGGATAATTGTAGCGTTCAGGGGATCAAATTAACGTACAATAACAAAATTTCAGCCGAGGAAAACCTAAAAATTGATGTTAGCCGCATCAACCAGTTGTTTTTGGTACTTAAAGAGGCATTAAACAATGTCTTTAAATCGGCTAAGGCGACAACCCTTTCTGTGGATATTAAGCGAATCAAAGAAGGTATCCAGATCGAACTCAAAGACAATGGAATTGGGTTTGATCCGCAGGCAAATCACCAAGGCAATGGTTTGAAAAACCTCAAGCAATTGGCTAAAGATGGTTATATGGACATCAACATTGATTCTAAACCGGGAGCAGGAACCTGCATGGTCATACTGGTTTATCTATAA